One Thalassospira marina DNA window includes the following coding sequences:
- the tam gene encoding trans-aconitate 2-methyltransferase produces MAADLKNYSGQYRQFENERTRPVRDLVAAIPAGDVKQAIDLGCGPGNSTEVLLARYPQATIGGVDASADMIASARTRLPQVQFDVVDIAAWAPDAQYDVILANASLQWLPDHETLFPDLLGKVTPGGHFAVQIPDNLDEPAHKLTREIAANGPWAAKLAGIKRTPRLSANRYYEVLAPHCRHIDMWRTTYFHVLQGGSDAVVEWFKGSALRPFLAALSGDEQEDFLTQYREGIARHYPALEDGTVLLPFPRLFMVATRR; encoded by the coding sequence GTGGCTGCTGATCTAAAAAATTATTCAGGACAATATCGCCAGTTTGAAAATGAACGCACCCGCCCGGTGCGTGACCTGGTGGCGGCAATCCCGGCAGGGGATGTGAAACAGGCGATTGACCTGGGCTGCGGGCCGGGCAATTCAACCGAAGTGCTGCTGGCGCGGTATCCGCAGGCAACAATTGGCGGTGTTGATGCCTCGGCCGATATGATTGCATCTGCACGCACGCGTTTGCCACAGGTACAGTTTGATGTTGTTGATATCGCGGCCTGGGCGCCCGATGCCCAATATGATGTCATCCTTGCCAATGCATCGCTGCAATGGCTGCCCGATCATGAAACCCTGTTTCCCGATCTGCTTGGCAAAGTGACCCCGGGGGGACATTTTGCCGTTCAGATTCCCGATAACCTGGATGAACCTGCCCACAAACTTACCCGTGAAATTGCTGCGAACGGCCCATGGGCCGCAAAGCTTGCCGGTATCAAACGCACCCCACGCCTAAGTGCCAATCGCTATTACGAGGTGTTGGCCCCGCATTGCCGCCATATTGATATGTGGCGCACAACCTATTTCCATGTTTTGCAAGGCGGCAGTGATGCGGTGGTGGAATGGTTTAAGGGCAGTGCCCTGCGGCCTTTCCTTGCGGCCCTAAGCGGGGATGAACAGGAAGATTTCCTGACGCAATACCGTGAAGGCATCGCCCGACATTACCCGGCACTGGAAGATGGCACGGTATTACTGCCTTTCCCGCGCCTGTTCATGGTCGCAACCCGGCGTTAA